The Setaria viridis chromosome 6, Setaria_viridis_v4.0, whole genome shotgun sequence genome contains a region encoding:
- the LOC117860942 gene encoding disease resistance protein Pik-2: MEATALSVGKSVLDGALGYAKSAVAEEVALQLGIQRDHAFIRDELAMMQAFMRAAHDERDNHDVLMTWVKQVRDVAYDAEDCLQDFSVHLHKPSWWRLPRTLQERRRIAKQMKELRARVEDVSQRNLRYQLIKSAGSKPVTSAEQSSITAATIFGIDDARRAAKNDNSKVDLVHLINTPGEDLRVIAVWGTSGDLGQTSIINAAYENPDIKKKFSCRAWVRISHPFNPNDFIQSLVKQFRSAVGVDVLLETKKTGKELAEEFSGYLSENSFLIVLNNLSTFEEWNGVKACLPPNHKKGSRIIVCSLQIEVASLCAGQECQALELKQFSAHQTIYAFYEKDCQDQIKIPVVVSSSDESISTNVALGHQSQGGNEIKVFTKSLTRIKTMASALEESQLIGRQKEKTDIINLISNRSNQELAVISVWGMGGLGKTTLIKDVYESQKLVGVFEKHACVTVMRPFIRKEFLKSLIMQLNVQSSEKKGAIDFAHGARNTAPVMMEVEALINELATLLEGKKCLIVLDDLSSTAEWDNIFGSFPKLDSSCRIIVTTRGESIAKHCSEKQENIYKLKVLDCKDAQDLFTRKVFNEAKDLDKHPELIKEAKMILKKCNGLPLAIVTIGGFLAKQPKVAVEWRKLNEHISAELEMNPELGAIKTILGKSYDGLPYHLKSCFLYTSIFPEDHKISRRRLIRRWSAEGYSREIRDKSSEEVADNYFMELIERSMILPSQLSVNSRKGIDSCQVHDLMREISISKSTEENLVFRMEEGCSSNTQGTVRHLVISTNWEADKSEFENEVDLSRIRSLTVFGKWRSFFISNKMRFLRVLDLEGTSGLVSHHLEHIGRLLHLRYLSLRGCDSIFHLSDSLGNLKQLETLDISNTWIFKLPKTITKLKKLQYLRAGTVYQDDSNEFEELPKVMNNRPCFCMVGLLGFCVACCAPQLLKEFMNMDGDMNRCDVCTECCCAMLPALMAKEGPTWMPRGIGKLKSLRTLGVVNLAWNKAILRGIKGLTQLRKLAVTGINKENSQEFCSVVANISCLESLLVQACGMPGLHGCLEGLASAPKTLQSLKIYGNLVKLPGWVRGLPNLVKLVLRNSRILEHEPALQVLGKLPNLVSLRLWAKSFQVDDLRFTFHPEAFPSLIVLELNDIDGMKSVEFEEGAMLQLERLDFCGKLEETNTGMFSGLPLLRSLKEFMLDSKIYEHAFMEDLQGQLGANPNGPALKRW; encoded by the exons ATGGAGGCGACGGCGCTGAGCGTGGGCAAGTCCGTGCTGGATGGAGCGCTTGGCTACGCCAAATCCGCTGTCGCGGAGGAGGTGGCCTTGCAGCTCGGGATCCAGCGCGATCATGCTTTCATCAGGGACGAGCTCGCGATGATGCAAGCCTTTATGAGGGCTGCGCACGACGAGCGGGACAACCATGACGTGCTCATGACCTGGGTGAAACAAGTCCGAGACGTGGCCTACGATGCGGAGGACTGCCTCCAGGATTTCTCTGTTCATCTCCACAAGCCATCTTGGTGGCGCCTTCCTCGCACGTTGCAAGAGCGGCGCCGCATCGCCAAGCAGATGAAGGAGCTGAGGGCCAGAGTTGAGGACGTGAGCCAGAGGAACCTGCGCTACCAGCTCATCAAGAGCGCTGGCTCCAAGCCGGTTACTTCTGCTGAGCAGTCAAGCATTACAGCTGCGACGATATTCGGCATCGATGATGCACGGCGTGCTGCGAAGAATGACAACTCAAAAGTGGACCTGGTCCACCTGATCAACACACCGGGCGAGGATCTTAGAGTGATCGCAGTGTGGGGAACCAGTGGTGATCTTGGGCAGACATCCATCATCAACGCGGCCTACGAGAATCCAGATATCAAAAAGAAGTTTTCGTGCCGGGCATGGGTAAGGATCTCGCATCCCTTCAATCCGAATGACTTCATCCAAAGCTTAGTGAAGCAGTTCCGATCAGCCGTGGGGGTCGATGTTCTGTTGGAGACCAAGAAGACAGGGAAAGAGTTGGCAGAGGAGTTCTCTGGATACCTAAGCGAGAATAGTTTCCTGATTGTGCTTAATAACCTGTCCACCTTTGAAGAGTGGAATGGGGTTAAAGCATGTCTGCCGCCGAACCACAAGAAAGGGAGTCGAATCATAGTTTGCAGCCTACAAATTGAAGTTGCAAGCTTGTGTGCAGGGCAAGAATGCCAAGCGTTGGAGCTTAAGCAGTTCTCCGCTCATCAGACTATTTACGCTTTCTACGAGAAG GATTGCCAAGATCAAATAAAAATACCAGTGGTAGTGTCCAGCTCAGATGAATCAATAAGTACTAATGTAGCACTGGGACATCAATCTCAAGGTGGCAATGAGATAAAGGTATTCACAAAAAGCCTTACTCGCATCAAAACTATGGCAAGTGCTTTGGAGGAATCACAACTTATCggtcggcaaaaagaaaaaactgatatCATCAACCTCATTTCAAATCGATCTAATCAAGAGCTTGCGGTGATCTCAGTATGGGGAATGGGTGGTCTTGGGAAAACTACTCTGATCAAAGATGTTTATGAAAGTCAAAAGCTTGTTGGTGTGTTTGAGAAGCATGCTTGTGTTACAGTGATGCGCCCTTTCATTCGTAAGGAGTTTCTGAAGAGCTTAATTATGCAACTAAATGTACAATCTTCTGAAAAGAAAGGAGCAATAGATTTTGCACATGGTGCAAGAAACACAGCTCCAGTAATGATGGAAGTTGAAGCATTAATAAATGAGTTAGCTACGCTTCTTGAAGGGAAGAAGTGCTTGATTGTTCTTGATGATCTTTCATCAACAGCAGAATGGGATAATATATTTGGAAGCTTCCCTAAATTAGATAGTTCATGCCGGATTATAGTGACCACAAGGGGAGAGAGTATAGCAAAACATTGTTCAGAGAAACAAGAAAACATATACAAGCTCAAAGTTCTTGACTGCAAGGATGCACAAGACCTCTTCACAAGAAAG GTGTTTAATGAGGCCAAAGATTTGGATAAGCATCCTGAATTGATCAAAGAAGCAAAAATGATCTTGAAGAAGTGCAATGGACTTCCCCTTGCAATAGTCACCATCGGAGGCTTCTTGGCAAAGCAACCAAAAGTAGCGGTAGAGTGGAGGAAATTGAATGAGCATATTAGTGCTGAATTGGAAATGAACCCGGAGCTTGGGGCCATAAAAACAATTCTTGGTAAAAGTTATGATGGTCTACCATACCATCTTAAGTCTTGTTTCCTATATACATCCATCTTCCCTGAAGATCACAAGATAAGTCGAAGACGTTTGATACGACGGTGGAGTGCAGAAGGTTACTCAAGGGAGATTCGAGATAAGTCCTCAGAAGAAGTAGCTGACAACTACTTCATGGAACTAATAGAGAGGAGCATGATCCTACCTTCTCAGCTATCAGTTAATAGTAGAAAAGGAATTGACTCTTGCCAAGTCCATGATCTCATGCGTGAGATTAGCATCTCAAAGTCAACAGAAGAAAATCTTGTTTTTAGAATGGAGGAAGGTTGCAGCTCAAACACCCAGGGCACAGTTCGTCACCTTGTCATAAGCACCAACTGGGAAGCAGATAAGAGTGAGTTTGAGAACGAAGTGGATCTGTCCCGCATACGCTCGTTAACAGTGTTTGGGAAGTGGAGGTCCTTTTTCATTTCTAACAAGATGAGGTTCTTGCGTGTGCTGGACTTGGAAGGCACATCAGGTCTGGTTAGTCATCACCTAGAGCATATTGGGAGGCTTCTTCACCTCAGATATCTTTCTCTAAGAGGATGTGATTCTATTTTTCACCTATCAGATTCGTTGGGTAATCTAAAGCAACTAGAAACACTAGATATTTCAAACACATGGATTTTTAAGCTGCCCAAGACCATCACCAAGCTCAAGAAGCTACAATATCTTCGTGCTGGGACTGTTTACCAGGATGATTCTAATGAGTTTGAAGAACTGCCAAAAGTAATGAATAACAGGCCATGCTTTTGTATGGTTGGGTTGCTAGGATTTTGCGTGGCATGTTGCGCACCTCAACTTCTTAAAGAGTTTATGAATATGGATGGTGACATGAATAGGTGTGATGTATGCACTGAGTGTTGCTGCGCCATGCTCCCTGCTCTGATGGCGAAAGAAGGTCCAACTTGGATGCCAAGAGGGATAGGGAAACTAAAATCCCTGCGCACATTGGGTGTTGTGAATCTCGCATGGAACAAAGCAATTCTACGGGGCATAAAAGGACTGACCCAGTTGCGCAAGTTAGCTGTGACCGGCATCAACAAGGAAAACAGCCAGGAGTTCTGTTCAGTCGTTGCCAATATCAGCTGCCTGGAATCTTTGCTAGTGCAGGCATGTGGGATGCCAGGTTTGCATGGCTGTTTGGAGGGCTTGGCCTCCGCTCCAAAAACACTCCAGAGCCTCAAGATATACGGTAATTTGGTCAAATTGCCAGGATGGGTCCGGGGGCTCCCGAATCTTGTGAAGTTGGTTCTAAGGAACTCTAGAATACTGGAGCACGAACCTGCACTCCAAGTTCTTGGGAAGCTACCGAACCTGGTCAGCTTACGTCTGTGGGCGAAGTCGTTCCAGGTTGACGACCTCCGTTTCACCTTCCATCCGGAGGCATTCCCGAGCCTGATAGTGCTGGAGCTAAATGACATAGATGGCATGAAATCGGTGGAGTTTGAAGAAGGGGCAATGCTTCAGCTTGAGCGGCTGGATTTTTGTGGCAAGCTTGAAGAAACCAACACAGGGATGTTTTCCGGGCTACCATTGCTCCGGAGCCTCAAGGAATTTATGCTGGACAGCAAAATTTATGAGCACGCTTTCATGGAAGACCTGCAGGGCCAGCTTGGTGCCAATCCAAATGGACCCGCTTTGAAGAGGTGGTGA
- the LOC117860941 gene encoding disease resistance protein Pik-2 isoform X1 — MEATGLSLGKSVLDGALGYAKSAAAEEVALQLGIQRDHAFIRDELAMMQAFLRAAHGERDDHEVLMTWVKQVRDVAYDAEDCLQDFSIHLKKPSWWRLPSTLLERHRIAKQMKELRARVEDVSQRNLRYHLIKRGGSKPDTTAELSSNKAAAIFGIDEARRAAKHDKPKEDLVDLINQEGKDLRVIAVWGTSGDLGQTTIVNTAYENPVIKKKFPCRAWVRVFHPFNLNDFIQSLVKQFRSAMGIDVLLETEKTGKELAKEFTRYINENSYLIVLNDMSTFEEWNGIKACLPNHKKGSRIIVCSPQVEVASLCAGQESQALELKQLSIDQTIYAFYEKDCQDQIKSPVAVSSTDKARSGTNVIVGNQSQGGDERKVFTKSLTHIKTMVSALEESQLIGRQKEKADIIQLISNPSSQGLSVISVWGMGGLGKTALVKDVYESQKQVGIFEKHACVTVMRPFILKEFLENLIMQLNAQSSGKKGAIDVGHGTRNTVAMMRVEALTKELARLLEGKKCLIVLDDLSSIAEWDNILGSLPKLDSSFRILVTTREESIAKYCSEKLENIYKLKVLEYKDAQDLFTRKVFKEAKDLDKHPELIKEAKMILKKCNGLPLAIVTIGGFLAKQPKVAVEWRKLNEHISAELEMNPELGAIKTILGKSYDGLPYHLKSCFLYTSIFPEDHKIRRRRLIRRWSAEGYSREIRDKSPEEVADNYFMELIERSMILPSRLSVNSRKGIDSCQVHDLMREISISKSTEENLVFRMEEGCSSNTQGTVRHLVISTNWEADKSEFENKVDLSRIRSLTVFGKWRSFFISDKMRFLRVLDLEGTSGLASHHLEHIGKLLHLRYLSLRGCDYIFHLSDSLGNLKQLETLDISATTILKVPKIITKLKKLQYLRAGTVGKDDDSLHAFEELPKVANNRPCICMGWLLGFCVACCAPQLLKEVMVVDSDMNRCDVCTQCCCWFFPLLMAREGPTWMPRGIGKLKSLRTLGLVNLAWDKAILRDIKGLTQLRKLAVTGINKENSQELCSVVANLSYLESLLVASRGMPGVHGCLDGLTSAPKNLQSLKIYGNLLKLPGWVEGLKNLVKLVLRSSRILEHEPALQVLGKLPNLVSLCLWAKSFQVDDLRFTFHPEAFPSLIVLELNDIDGLKSVEFEEGAMLRLERLDFRGKLEETNTGMFSGLPLLRSLKEFMLDSKTYEHAFMEDLQGQLGANPNGPALKRW; from the exons ATGGAAGCTACAGGGTTGAGCTTGGGCAAGTCTGTGCTGGATGGAGCACTTGGCTATGCCAAATCTGCTGCTGCAGAGGAGGTGGCCTTGCAGCTCGGCATCCAGCGCGATCATGCTTTCATCAGGGATGAGCTTGCGATGATGCAGGCTTTCCTGAGGGCCGCGCATGGTGAGAGAGATGACCATGAGGTGCTCATGACCTGGGTGAAGCAAGTCCGTGATGTGGCCTACGATGCGGAGGACTGCCTTCAAGATTTTTCCATCCATCTCAAGAAGCCATCTTGGTGGCGCCTTCCTAGCACGTTGCTAGAGCGACACCGCATCGCCAAGCAGATGAAGGAGTTGAGGGCCAGAGTTGAGGATGTGAGCCAGAGGAACCTGCGCTACCATCTCATCAAGAGGGGTGGTTCCAAGCCTGATACCACCGCTGAGCTATCCAGCAATAAAGCTGCAGCAATATTTGGCATCGATGAAGCACGGCGTGCTGCGAAGCATGACAAACCAAAAGAGGATCTTGTTGACCTCATCAACCAGGAGGGCAAGGATCTTAGAGTTATCGCAGTATGGGGAACCAGTGGTGATCTTGGGCAGACAACCATTGTCAACACGGCTTACGAGAATCCAGTTATCAAAAAGAAGTTTCCATGCCGAGCATGGGTTAGGGTCTTTCATCCATTCAATCTGAATGACTTCATCCAAAGCTTAGTGAAGCAGTTTCGATCTGCCATGGGGATTGATGTTTTGTTGGAGACCGAGAAGACAGGGAAAGAGTTGGCTAAGGAGTTCACCAGATATATAAACGAGAATAGTTACCTAATTGTGCTCAATGACATGTCCACCTTTGAAGAATGGAATGGGATTAAAGCATGTCTCCCCAACCACAAGAAAGGGAGCCGAATCATAGTTTGCAGCCCACAAGTTGAAGTTGCAAGCTTGTGTGCAGGGCAGGAAAGCCAAGCATTGGAGCTCAAGCAGTTGTCCATTGATCAGACTATTTATGCTTTCTATGAGAAG GATTGTCAAGATCAAATAAAATCTCCAGTTGCAGTGTCTAGCACAGACAAAGCTAGAAGCGGCACCAATGTGATAGTGGGAAATCAATCTCAAGGTGGCGATGAGAGAAAGGTATTCACAAAGAGCCTTACCCACATCAAAACTATGGTAAGTGCTTTGGAGGAATCACAACTTATCGGTCGACAGAAAGAAAAGGCTGATATCATCCAGCTCATTTCAAATCCATCTAGTCAAGGGCTTTCAGTGATCTCAGTGTGGGGAATGGGTGGTCTTGGTAAAACTGCTCTAGTCAAAGATGTTTATGAAAGCCAAAAGCAAGTTGGCATATTTGAGAAGCATGCTTGTGTTACGGTGATGCGCCCTTTCATTCTTAAGGAGTTCCTTGAGAACTTAATTATGCAACTAAATGCACAATCTTCTGGAAAGAAGGGAGCAATAGATGTTGGGCATGGCACAAGAAACACAGTAGCAATGATGAGAGTTGAAGCATTAACTAAAGAGTTAGCTAGGCTTCTTGAAGGGAAGAAGTGCTTGATTGTTCTTGATGATCTTTCATCCATAGCGGAATGGGACAATATACTTGGAAGCCTCCCTAAATTGGATAGTTCATTCCGGATCTTAGTGACCACAAGGGAAGAGAGTATAGCAAAATATTGTTCAGAGAAACTAGAAAACATATACAAGCTCAAAGTTCTTGAATACAAGGATGCACAAGACCTCTTCACAAGAAAG GTGTTTAAGGAGGCCAAAGATTTGGATAAGCATCCTGAATTGATCAAAGAAGCAAAAATGATCTTGAAGAAGTGCAATGGACTTCCCCTTGCAATAGTCACCATCGGAGGCTTCTTGGCAAAGCAACCAAAAGTAGCGGTAGAGTGGAGGAAATTGAACGAGCATATTAGTGCTGAATTGGAAATGAACCCGGAGCTTGGGGCCATAAAAACAATTCTTGGTAAAAGTTATGATGGTCTACCATATCATCTTAAGTCTTGTTTCCTATATACATCCATCTTCCCTGAAGATCACAAGATTAGACGAAGACGTTTGATACGACGGTGGAGTGCAGAAGGTTACTCAAGGGAGATTCGAGATAAGTCCCCAGAAGAAGTAGCTGACAACTACTTCATGGAACTAATAGAGAGGAGCATGATCCTACCTTCTCGGCTATCAGTTAATAGTAGAAAAGGAATTGACTCTTGCCAAGTCCATGATCTCATGCGTGAGATTAGCATCTCAAAGTCAACAGAAGAAAATCTCGTTTTTAGAATGGAGGAAGGTTGCAGCTCAAACACCCAAGGCACAGTTCGCCACCTTGTCATAAGCACGAACTGGGAAGCAGATAAGAGTGAGTTTGAGAACAAAGTGGATCTGTCCCGCATACGCTCGTTAACAGTGTTTGGGAAGTGGAGATCCTTTTTCATTTCTGACAAGATGAGGTTCTTGCGTGTGCTGGACTTGGAAGGCACGTCAGGTCTGGCTAGTCATCACCTAGAACATATTGGGAAGCTTCTTCACCTCAGATACCTTTCTCTAAGGGGATGTGATTATATTTTTCACCTATCAGATTCGTTGGGTAATCTAAAGCAACTAGAAACACTAGATATTTCAGCGACAACGATTTTAAAGGTGCCCAAGATCATCACCAAGCTCAAGAAGCTACAATATCTTCGTGCTGGGACTGTTGGAAAGGATGATGATTCATTACATGCGTTTGAAGAACTGCCAAAAGTAGCGAATAACAGGCCATGCATTTGTATGGGTTGGTTGCTAGGATTTTGCGTGGCATGTTGCGCACCTCAACTTCTTAAAGAGGTTATGGTTGTGGATAGTGACATGAATAGGTGTGATGTATGCACTCAGTGTTGCTGCTGGTTCTTCCCTCTTCTGATGGCAAGAGAAGGTCCAACTTGGATGCCAAGAGGGATAGGGAAACTAAAATCCCTGCGCACATTGGGTCTTGTGAATCTCGCATGGGACAAAGCAATTCTACGAGACATAAAAGGACTGACCCAGTTGCGCAAGTTAGCTGTGACTGGCATTAACAAAGAAAACAGCCAGGAATTGTGTTCAGTCGTTGCCAATCTCAGCTACCTGGAATCGTTGCTAGTGGCATCACGTGGGATGCCAGGTGTGCATGGCTGTTTAGATGGCTTGACCTCCGCTCCAAAAAACCTGCAAAGCCTCAAGATATACGGCAATCTGCTCAAATTGCCAGGATGGGTCGAGGGGCTCAAGAATCTTGTGAAGTTGGTTCTAAGGAGCTCTAGAATACTGGAACACGAACCTGCACTCCAAGTTCTTGGGAAGCTTCCAAACCTGGTCAGCTTATGTTTGTGGGCGAAGTCGTTCCAGGTTGACGACCTCCGTTTCACCTTCCATCCGGAGGCATTCCCGAGTCTGATAGTGCTGGAGCTAAATGACATAGATGGCCTGAAATCCGTGGAGTTTGAAGAAGGGGCAATGCTTCGGCTTGAGCGGCTGGATTTTCGTGGCAAGCTTGAAGAAACCAACACAGGGATGTTTTCCGGGCTACCATTGCTCCGGAGCCTCAAGGAATTTATGCTGGACAGCAAAACTTATGAGCACGCTTTCATGGAAGACCTGCAGGGCCAGCTTGGTGCCAATCCAAATGGACCCGCTTTGAAGAGGTGGTGA
- the LOC117860941 gene encoding disease resistance protein Pik-2 isoform X2 encodes MEATGLSLGKSVLDGALGYAKSAAAEEVALQLGIQRDHAFIRDELAMMQAFLRAAHGERDDHEVLMTWVKQVRDVAYDAEDCLQDFSIHLKKPSWWRLPSTLLERHRIAKQMKELRARVEDVSQRNLRYHLIKRGGSKPDTTAELSSNKAAAIFGIDEARRAAKHDKPKEDLVDLINQEGKDLRVIAVWGTSGDLGQTTIVNTAYENPVIKKKFPCRAWVRVFHPFNLNDFIQSLVKQFRSAMGIDVLLETEKTGKELAKEFTRYINENSYLIVLNDMSTFEEWNGIKACLPNHKKGSRIIVCSPQVEVASLCAGQESQALELKQLSIDQTIYAFYEKVFKEAKDLDKHPELIKEAKMILKKCNGLPLAIVTIGGFLAKQPKVAVEWRKLNEHISAELEMNPELGAIKTILGKSYDGLPYHLKSCFLYTSIFPEDHKIRRRRLIRRWSAEGYSREIRDKSPEEVADNYFMELIERSMILPSRLSVNSRKGIDSCQVHDLMREISISKSTEENLVFRMEEGCSSNTQGTVRHLVISTNWEADKSEFENKVDLSRIRSLTVFGKWRSFFISDKMRFLRVLDLEGTSGLASHHLEHIGKLLHLRYLSLRGCDYIFHLSDSLGNLKQLETLDISATTILKVPKIITKLKKLQYLRAGTVGKDDDSLHAFEELPKVANNRPCICMGWLLGFCVACCAPQLLKEVMVVDSDMNRCDVCTQCCCWFFPLLMAREGPTWMPRGIGKLKSLRTLGLVNLAWDKAILRDIKGLTQLRKLAVTGINKENSQELCSVVANLSYLESLLVASRGMPGVHGCLDGLTSAPKNLQSLKIYGNLLKLPGWVEGLKNLVKLVLRSSRILEHEPALQVLGKLPNLVSLCLWAKSFQVDDLRFTFHPEAFPSLIVLELNDIDGLKSVEFEEGAMLRLERLDFRGKLEETNTGMFSGLPLLRSLKEFMLDSKTYEHAFMEDLQGQLGANPNGPALKRW; translated from the exons ATGGAAGCTACAGGGTTGAGCTTGGGCAAGTCTGTGCTGGATGGAGCACTTGGCTATGCCAAATCTGCTGCTGCAGAGGAGGTGGCCTTGCAGCTCGGCATCCAGCGCGATCATGCTTTCATCAGGGATGAGCTTGCGATGATGCAGGCTTTCCTGAGGGCCGCGCATGGTGAGAGAGATGACCATGAGGTGCTCATGACCTGGGTGAAGCAAGTCCGTGATGTGGCCTACGATGCGGAGGACTGCCTTCAAGATTTTTCCATCCATCTCAAGAAGCCATCTTGGTGGCGCCTTCCTAGCACGTTGCTAGAGCGACACCGCATCGCCAAGCAGATGAAGGAGTTGAGGGCCAGAGTTGAGGATGTGAGCCAGAGGAACCTGCGCTACCATCTCATCAAGAGGGGTGGTTCCAAGCCTGATACCACCGCTGAGCTATCCAGCAATAAAGCTGCAGCAATATTTGGCATCGATGAAGCACGGCGTGCTGCGAAGCATGACAAACCAAAAGAGGATCTTGTTGACCTCATCAACCAGGAGGGCAAGGATCTTAGAGTTATCGCAGTATGGGGAACCAGTGGTGATCTTGGGCAGACAACCATTGTCAACACGGCTTACGAGAATCCAGTTATCAAAAAGAAGTTTCCATGCCGAGCATGGGTTAGGGTCTTTCATCCATTCAATCTGAATGACTTCATCCAAAGCTTAGTGAAGCAGTTTCGATCTGCCATGGGGATTGATGTTTTGTTGGAGACCGAGAAGACAGGGAAAGAGTTGGCTAAGGAGTTCACCAGATATATAAACGAGAATAGTTACCTAATTGTGCTCAATGACATGTCCACCTTTGAAGAATGGAATGGGATTAAAGCATGTCTCCCCAACCACAAGAAAGGGAGCCGAATCATAGTTTGCAGCCCACAAGTTGAAGTTGCAAGCTTGTGTGCAGGGCAGGAAAGCCAAGCATTGGAGCTCAAGCAGTTGTCCATTGATCAGACTATTTATGCTTTCTATGAGAAG GTGTTTAAGGAGGCCAAAGATTTGGATAAGCATCCTGAATTGATCAAAGAAGCAAAAATGATCTTGAAGAAGTGCAATGGACTTCCCCTTGCAATAGTCACCATCGGAGGCTTCTTGGCAAAGCAACCAAAAGTAGCGGTAGAGTGGAGGAAATTGAACGAGCATATTAGTGCTGAATTGGAAATGAACCCGGAGCTTGGGGCCATAAAAACAATTCTTGGTAAAAGTTATGATGGTCTACCATATCATCTTAAGTCTTGTTTCCTATATACATCCATCTTCCCTGAAGATCACAAGATTAGACGAAGACGTTTGATACGACGGTGGAGTGCAGAAGGTTACTCAAGGGAGATTCGAGATAAGTCCCCAGAAGAAGTAGCTGACAACTACTTCATGGAACTAATAGAGAGGAGCATGATCCTACCTTCTCGGCTATCAGTTAATAGTAGAAAAGGAATTGACTCTTGCCAAGTCCATGATCTCATGCGTGAGATTAGCATCTCAAAGTCAACAGAAGAAAATCTCGTTTTTAGAATGGAGGAAGGTTGCAGCTCAAACACCCAAGGCACAGTTCGCCACCTTGTCATAAGCACGAACTGGGAAGCAGATAAGAGTGAGTTTGAGAACAAAGTGGATCTGTCCCGCATACGCTCGTTAACAGTGTTTGGGAAGTGGAGATCCTTTTTCATTTCTGACAAGATGAGGTTCTTGCGTGTGCTGGACTTGGAAGGCACGTCAGGTCTGGCTAGTCATCACCTAGAACATATTGGGAAGCTTCTTCACCTCAGATACCTTTCTCTAAGGGGATGTGATTATATTTTTCACCTATCAGATTCGTTGGGTAATCTAAAGCAACTAGAAACACTAGATATTTCAGCGACAACGATTTTAAAGGTGCCCAAGATCATCACCAAGCTCAAGAAGCTACAATATCTTCGTGCTGGGACTGTTGGAAAGGATGATGATTCATTACATGCGTTTGAAGAACTGCCAAAAGTAGCGAATAACAGGCCATGCATTTGTATGGGTTGGTTGCTAGGATTTTGCGTGGCATGTTGCGCACCTCAACTTCTTAAAGAGGTTATGGTTGTGGATAGTGACATGAATAGGTGTGATGTATGCACTCAGTGTTGCTGCTGGTTCTTCCCTCTTCTGATGGCAAGAGAAGGTCCAACTTGGATGCCAAGAGGGATAGGGAAACTAAAATCCCTGCGCACATTGGGTCTTGTGAATCTCGCATGGGACAAAGCAATTCTACGAGACATAAAAGGACTGACCCAGTTGCGCAAGTTAGCTGTGACTGGCATTAACAAAGAAAACAGCCAGGAATTGTGTTCAGTCGTTGCCAATCTCAGCTACCTGGAATCGTTGCTAGTGGCATCACGTGGGATGCCAGGTGTGCATGGCTGTTTAGATGGCTTGACCTCCGCTCCAAAAAACCTGCAAAGCCTCAAGATATACGGCAATCTGCTCAAATTGCCAGGATGGGTCGAGGGGCTCAAGAATCTTGTGAAGTTGGTTCTAAGGAGCTCTAGAATACTGGAACACGAACCTGCACTCCAAGTTCTTGGGAAGCTTCCAAACCTGGTCAGCTTATGTTTGTGGGCGAAGTCGTTCCAGGTTGACGACCTCCGTTTCACCTTCCATCCGGAGGCATTCCCGAGTCTGATAGTGCTGGAGCTAAATGACATAGATGGCCTGAAATCCGTGGAGTTTGAAGAAGGGGCAATGCTTCGGCTTGAGCGGCTGGATTTTCGTGGCAAGCTTGAAGAAACCAACACAGGGATGTTTTCCGGGCTACCATTGCTCCGGAGCCTCAAGGAATTTATGCTGGACAGCAAAACTTATGAGCACGCTTTCATGGAAGACCTGCAGGGCCAGCTTGGTGCCAATCCAAATGGACCCGCTTTGAAGAGGTGGTGA